The genomic stretch TTGTATGCAGTCCAGTGTTGTGAATGTTATAAATGGCGTACGATTCCAACAAAAGATGAATTTGAGACAATTCGTGAGAACTTCACTGCTGATCCATGGTTCTGCAGTAAAAGACCTGACTGCACATGCAAAGACCCTGCAGACATTGAGTATGACAGCAGCCGCATCTGGGTTATCGACAAGCCCAACATACCAAAGCCTCCACCCAACACGGAGAGACTAGTGATTATGAGAGGTGATCTCACTAAAACTGATATCTACTATGTCCTGCCAAATGGGAAGCGTGCAAAGGGCACAGGGGATGTGCAGAAGTTTCTCGATGCAAATCCAGAGTACAAAGACAGCTTATCTCTTGAAAGCTTCAGTTTCACAATGCCCAAGATTGTTGAGGAGACTGTTTCCAATAGCTCTGCGTGGAAAACTAAAAAGACTAAAAAGCAGGACAAGGCAAATGCTTCAAGCAGCAAGAACTAACTGCGACAGCAAATACAAAACAGTTCCTGTGCCTGCTTGGATGATCCTACCTCATCTACCTTGAAGGCAGTCAAGTTGGTTTTCTCTCTGCAATGTTACTTCTTTTAGGATCCGTGAAGTTACTCTGAGCACTAAAATGCAGTGAATCTGTTCCTGGTTATGCATCAACTTGGGGTAAAATTCTGAGATGCTTGAGAAGGGCTGTAGTTTTATCTCATAACTAGTTACAGATAGATGTTTGAGTTATGAACCTGCGTGATACATTATCTTC from Lolium rigidum isolate FL_2022 chromosome 4, APGP_CSIRO_Lrig_0.1, whole genome shotgun sequence encodes the following:
- the LOC124707826 gene encoding methyl-CpG-binding domain-containing protein 1-like → MSSPAPVPASPGSSSQRKRGSTESIGLYAVQCCECYKWRTIPTKDEFETIRENFTADPWFCSKRPDCTCKDPADIEYDSSRIWVIDKPNIPKPPPNTERLVIMRGDLTKTDIYYVLPNGKRAKGTGDVQKFLDANPEYKDSLSLESFSFTMPKIVEETVSNSSAWKTKKTKKQDKANASSSKN